Proteins encoded within one genomic window of Corallococcus macrosporus:
- a CDS encoding 1-deoxy-D-xylulose-5-phosphate synthase N-terminal domain-containing protein — MPARTGDGPSGAASDAGLALLPRRAKRIRQTIVRLAATPSGCHLGGSLSMVEILVALLGRVMRVDPRAPKMPERDHLILSKGHAAAGLYAALAEFGFVDVETLVRDYNADGSIFTGHVNAAVPGVEFATGSLGHGLGLGVGLTLAHALRGEPNRTFVICGDGEMGEGSNWEALQVASHRKLTGLTLIIDRNGGQNDGPTESILSQEALVQRLDAFGFQSLEVDGHDLPALCAALEAPVVGGRPRAVVARTQKGAGVPMLKGKGPHYAVFSAEHLRRALASLGEDGQ; from the coding sequence ATGCCTGCTCGCACTGGAGACGGCCCCTCGGGCGCCGCGTCGGACGCGGGGCTGGCGCTGCTGCCCCGGCGAGCGAAGCGCATCCGTCAGACCATCGTGCGGCTGGCGGCGACGCCGTCGGGCTGTCACCTGGGCGGCTCGCTGTCGATGGTGGAGATATTGGTGGCGCTGCTGGGCCGGGTGATGCGCGTGGATCCGCGCGCGCCGAAGATGCCGGAGCGCGACCACCTCATCCTGTCCAAGGGACACGCGGCGGCGGGGCTCTACGCGGCGCTCGCGGAGTTCGGCTTCGTGGACGTGGAGACGCTGGTGCGCGACTACAACGCGGACGGCAGCATCTTCACCGGGCACGTGAACGCGGCGGTGCCGGGCGTGGAGTTCGCCACCGGCAGCCTGGGCCACGGGCTGGGGCTGGGCGTGGGGCTGACGCTGGCGCACGCGCTGCGCGGTGAACCCAACCGCACCTTCGTCATCTGCGGCGACGGCGAGATGGGCGAGGGCTCCAACTGGGAAGCGCTCCAGGTGGCGTCGCACCGCAAGCTCACGGGCCTGACGCTGATCATCGACCGCAACGGCGGGCAGAACGACGGGCCCACCGAGTCCATCCTGTCGCAGGAGGCGCTGGTGCAGCGGCTGGACGCGTTCGGCTTCCAGTCGCTGGAGGTGGACGGGCACGACCTGCCCGCCCTGTGCGCCGCGCTGGAGGCGCCGGTCGTGGGGGGCCGTCCGCGCGCGGTCGTCGCCCGGACGCAGAAGGGCGCGGGCGTGCCCATGCTCAAGGGCAAGGGGCCGCACTACGCCGTGTTCTCCGCGGAGCACCTGCGCCGGGCGCTCGCGTCGCTGGGGGAGGACGGCCAATGA
- a CDS encoding phosphopantetheine-binding protein, with protein sequence MNPSTEEAATSGTEATLAAWWKELLGVEVVRPEDHFLEIGGNSLMATVLSNRIESELGVEVSMVELFDTLRAVATLCDELRQEQTA encoded by the coding sequence ATGAATCCGAGCACCGAAGAAGCCGCCACCAGCGGCACGGAAGCGACGCTCGCCGCGTGGTGGAAGGAGCTGCTGGGCGTGGAGGTCGTGCGCCCGGAGGACCACTTCCTGGAGATTGGCGGCAACTCCCTCATGGCCACGGTCCTGTCCAACCGCATCGAGAGCGAGCTGGGCGTGGAGGTGTCCATGGTGGAGCTGTTCGACACGCTCCGCGCCGTGGCCACGCTGTGCGACGAGCTGCGCCAGGAGCAGACCGCTTGA
- a CDS encoding transketolase family protein, giving the protein MSASLAPAVDLAQAPEAWLAAHPELSSRLVFRHAAARFAQDDTRVVFLEADLGGGGDPFEKRHPQRYFNLGICEATMLDMACGLAHGGHTVIAHSFAAFGVMRACEQVRLNLAYARANVKLVCDYGGVAGAFFGPTHHAIEDLAVLRAMPNLTVVSPADGLETVQATQAMLAHEGPVYLRLGRNRVTRLDIQRPPFELGRAALLREGDDVGLLAHGEVGVAVALDAAKLLEAQGVSARVLNVHTLKPLDEEAVRETSSRTRLLVTVEEHNVLGGLGSAVCETVCSLDLGRRVLRVGIQDRYDPRAGSHEALLKGHGLEGGQVAERILGVLPRTPVFAVGSEPRRD; this is encoded by the coding sequence ATGAGCGCGTCGCTGGCCCCGGCGGTGGACCTGGCCCAGGCGCCGGAGGCGTGGCTCGCCGCGCACCCGGAGCTGTCCAGCCGGCTGGTGTTCCGGCACGCGGCGGCGCGCTTCGCTCAAGATGACACGCGCGTCGTCTTCCTGGAGGCGGACCTGGGCGGCGGCGGGGACCCGTTCGAGAAGCGCCACCCGCAGCGCTACTTCAACCTGGGCATCTGCGAGGCCACCATGCTGGACATGGCGTGTGGCCTGGCGCACGGCGGGCACACCGTCATCGCGCACAGCTTCGCGGCGTTCGGCGTGATGCGCGCGTGCGAGCAGGTGCGGCTCAACCTGGCCTACGCGCGCGCCAACGTGAAGCTCGTCTGTGATTACGGCGGCGTGGCGGGCGCGTTCTTCGGCCCCACGCACCACGCCATCGAAGACCTGGCCGTGCTGCGCGCGATGCCCAACCTCACGGTGGTGTCGCCCGCGGACGGCCTGGAGACGGTGCAGGCCACGCAGGCGATGCTCGCGCACGAGGGGCCGGTGTACCTGCGGCTGGGCCGCAACCGCGTCACCCGCCTGGACATTCAACGCCCGCCCTTCGAACTGGGCCGCGCCGCGCTCCTGCGCGAGGGCGACGACGTGGGGCTCCTCGCGCACGGCGAGGTGGGCGTGGCCGTGGCGCTGGACGCCGCGAAGCTGTTGGAGGCGCAGGGCGTCTCCGCGCGCGTGCTCAACGTGCACACGCTCAAGCCGCTGGACGAGGAGGCGGTGCGCGAGACGTCGTCGCGCACGCGGCTGCTCGTGACCGTGGAGGAGCACAACGTGCTCGGCGGCCTGGGCAGCGCGGTGTGTGAGACGGTGTGCTCGCTGGACCTGGGGCGGCGCGTGCTGCGCGTGGGCATCCAGGACCGCTACGACCCGCGCGCCGGTTCGCACGAAGCCTTGCTCAAGGGCCACGGGCTGGAGGGCGGGCAGGTGGCCGAGCGCATCCTGGGAGTGCTCCCAAGAACCCCGGTGTTTGCCGTGGGATCCGAACCGAGGAGGGACTGA
- a CDS encoding AMP-binding protein, whose translation MGQRFHNAAALEKGSEYRRKGWWRDTTVVDDLRRCVQSHPDKTAIIAARYFSKDITRLTYAELARYMDRFALGLRDLGVGREDIVAVQLPNGWHFTALALACARIGAVIAPIPPDYRRREVEFILGRTEASVYVGPTSWTGHSHRDMARDIAAALPSLRHRVLLGSNDGLQAGERDFERHFIEREWEKEASLEGVAPAAADDVCNILYTSGTTGEPKGVVHSHNTNYGITRALCDTLGIDGTDVVALPSLLTASTGFTYSYLMPMLLGATAIYMDVGDPELTLKLFEEHGVTFTYGIPTYLMNLIALQKKRQRNTSSLRQLATGSIPVPPHLIAAVREVFGVRLHTLWGMTENGAVTITRHEDPPDWPSQSDGRAVAWMETKIVPALAEDGTPYPDGTGRLLVRGASQCLTYFKRDDVYAAAVDAEGWFDTGDLARDDGRGGIRIVGRLKDVIFRYGYKIPVVEVESALYSHPKVKEVAVVAHSDDKIGGERVCAVVVVREGEAPPTLTELRDHLKQQGMSNQYWPDRLDIIDEMPKTATGKVRKYLLRERLKPA comes from the coding sequence ATGGGGCAGCGTTTCCATAACGCAGCGGCGTTGGAGAAGGGTTCGGAGTACCGCCGGAAGGGTTGGTGGCGTGACACCACGGTGGTTGACGATCTGCGTCGCTGCGTCCAATCGCATCCGGACAAGACCGCGATCATTGCCGCACGGTACTTTTCCAAGGACATCACGCGTCTGACCTACGCGGAGCTGGCGCGGTACATGGACCGCTTCGCGCTGGGCCTGCGCGATTTGGGCGTGGGGCGCGAGGACATCGTCGCGGTGCAGCTGCCCAATGGGTGGCACTTCACGGCGCTGGCGCTGGCGTGCGCGCGGATCGGGGCGGTCATCGCGCCCATCCCGCCCGACTACCGGCGGCGCGAGGTGGAGTTCATCCTGGGGCGCACGGAGGCGTCCGTTTACGTGGGGCCCACGTCATGGACGGGGCACTCACACCGGGACATGGCCCGCGACATCGCGGCGGCGCTTCCGTCGCTGCGCCACCGGGTGCTGCTCGGCAGCAACGACGGGCTCCAGGCAGGCGAGCGGGACTTCGAGCGCCACTTCATCGAGCGGGAGTGGGAGAAGGAGGCGTCGCTGGAGGGCGTGGCCCCGGCGGCCGCGGACGACGTCTGCAACATCCTCTACACGTCCGGCACCACGGGCGAGCCGAAGGGCGTGGTGCACTCGCACAACACGAACTACGGCATCACGCGCGCGCTCTGCGACACGCTGGGCATCGACGGCACGGACGTGGTGGCGCTGCCCTCGCTGCTGACGGCGTCCACGGGGTTCACGTACTCGTACCTGATGCCCATGCTGCTGGGCGCCACGGCCATCTACATGGACGTGGGCGACCCGGAGCTGACGCTCAAGCTCTTCGAGGAGCATGGCGTCACGTTCACGTACGGCATTCCCACGTACCTGATGAACCTCATCGCGTTGCAGAAGAAGCGCCAGCGAAACACCTCCTCGCTGAGGCAGCTGGCCACGGGCTCCATCCCGGTGCCGCCGCACCTCATCGCGGCGGTGCGCGAGGTGTTCGGCGTGCGGCTGCACACGCTGTGGGGCATGACGGAGAACGGCGCGGTCACCATCACGCGCCATGAGGACCCGCCGGACTGGCCCAGCCAGAGTGACGGGCGGGCGGTGGCGTGGATGGAGACGAAGATCGTCCCCGCGCTCGCGGAGGACGGCACGCCGTATCCGGACGGGACGGGGCGGCTGCTGGTGCGCGGCGCCAGCCAGTGCCTCACCTACTTCAAGCGCGACGACGTGTACGCCGCGGCGGTGGACGCGGAGGGCTGGTTCGACACGGGCGACCTGGCGCGCGACGACGGACGCGGCGGCATCCGCATCGTGGGGCGGCTCAAGGACGTCATCTTCCGGTACGGCTACAAGATCCCCGTGGTGGAGGTGGAGTCCGCGCTGTACTCGCACCCGAAGGTGAAGGAGGTCGCCGTCGTCGCGCACTCGGACGACAAGATTGGCGGCGAGCGGGTGTGCGCCGTCGTGGTGGTGCGCGAGGGCGAGGCCCCGCCGACGCTCACCGAGCTGCGCGACCACCTCAAGCAGCAGGGCATGTCCAACCAGTACTGGCCGGACCGCCTGGACATCATCGACGAGATGCCCAAGACGGCCACCGGCAAGGTGCGCAAGTACCTCTTGCGTGAACGCCTGAAGCCCGCGTGA